The Thermosipho affectus region TAATGAAAGAAAAAGATTTAACTCTTTTGGAAATAAATCCATTAGTAAAAACAAAAGAAGGAAATATAATGGCACTTGATGCCGTATTACACTTAGATGATAATGCGATTTTTAGGCAACAATGGGCAAAAAAATTTGTACATGAAGAATATCCTTTTCATTTTGTAAAACTCGATGGTGATATTGGAGTAATTGGCTGTGGAGCAGGTATAGTAATGGCAACAATGGATGCAATAAGTTTGTATGGAGGTAAACCTGCAAATTTTCTTGATCTTGGTGGAGGTGCAGATACAAAAACTACAATTAAAGCGCTTGAACTTTTAAAATCTCTTTCGTTAAAAAATATTGTCCTAAATATATTTGGTGGAATAACAAAATGCGATGAAATAGCAAAAGCGATTGTAAGTTTCAAAGAAAAAAATGATGATATAAAACTTTTTGTTAGAATTACTGGAACTAACGAAAATGAAGCAAAAAAAATTTTAAAAGAACACAATATTCACTTTTTTGACGATATGTATGAAATGATCAAAAGTGCTGTAAAGGGGGACTTCATATGATAAATGGTACAGAAAGAGTATGTGTACAAGGTATAACTGGAAAGTATGGTAGTTTCCACACAAAAAAAATGTTAAAATACGGCACAAACATAGTATGTGGTGTCTCAAAAAATACAAAGATAAAAGAAATTGAACATGTTCCTGTTCTTCATAACATGTACGATGCTGTTGAAAAATTCAGTTGTGATACGAGTATTGTATTTGTACCGGCAAAATTTGCCAAAGACGCAATATTTGAAGCAATAGATGCGGGAATTAAAAAGATCATAACCATTACAGAACACATTCCACAAATGGATATGCTAGAAATATACAAATACGCAAAATCAAAAAATGTTACCTTTGTAGGTCCAAATTGTCCTGGAATTATTTTACCAGGTGTTTCTAAGATTGGAATAATGCCTGAAAACGCATTTAAACCAGGGGATGTTGCAATAATTTCCAAAAGTGGTACTCTAATGTATGAGATAGCAAACTTTATCTCAAAAAAATCAACAGGAATTAAAATTGGCATAGGATTAGGTGGAGATCCCATAATCGGCACAAGTGTTTACGAAGCACTTTTGTATGTTTCAAAACTTAATCCAAGAAAAATAATAATAATAAGCGAAATTGGTGGTAATGAAGAAATTTTAGACGTGGAAAGATTTCTAAATAAAGGGTACAATTCTAATATACAATTTTTCTTTGCTGGAAGAACAGCTCCAAAGGGAAAAAGAATGGGGCATGCTGGTGCAATTGTCGAAGGTTTAGAAGGTACAATAGAATTTAAAGAAAAAAAATTAGAAAATTTAAACATTCCAGTAGCAAAATACATAGAAAACTTATTGGGGTGATCAAATGCTAAATCCTTATCTTTTATTGTTTTTAAGCATTTTTTTCGGGATGTTGTTGGGAAACATAAAGATCAAAAATTTCAAATTAGGAACTTCTGGAACACTTTTTAGTGGTTTATTTTTTGGCTGGTTATTTCCACATTTTGTTTCTTCAGAAAAATCTTTTCAAAATACTTTTAACATTTTTTTTCAATTTTCTCTTATACTTTTTGTGACATCTATTGGCTTAATAGCATCAAAAGAAATAAAAGAAATATTAAAAAAATACGGCATGAAGTTTCTCATACTCTCACTTACAATAACTTTTTCAGGTTTCTTACTCACTGTTACATTTATTTTAATTCTAAAACTTAATCCATATAACCTAATAGGTGTATTTTCAGGAAGTCTCACAAGCTCACCTGGTCTTGCCACAGCTCTTGAAAGTGTGAATCACACAAGCGAAGTGGTATTTGGATATACAGTTGGTTATATACCAGGCGTACTTGCCGTTATTTTCTCCATATACTTAATACCATCAATCTTCAAAATAAAAATATCACAACAAAAAAAATTACCGGAAAACAAAAAAGAAGCAAAAGAAAAAACGTTCAACTTGTTATCATATTCTTTAGTTATTGCAATAGGAATTATTATAGGTAATATCCCATTAAATCTTGGCTTTTCAACTATAAAGTTGGGAATTACAGGTGGCCTATTAATATCTTCACTTACACTTGGTTCTATAGGAAATATTGGAAAAATAAATTTTTCTTTCAACACCAATCTTCTGAAAAATATTCAGAATCTTGGGCTTGTAATGTTTCTATCATCAATAGGCCTTAAATCAGGATACAAAGTAATTGAAAATTTTAATGGATATAGTTTGATCTTAATGGTTATATCATTAATAATAGCATTATTTTCTATATTCATCGGCTTTTTCCTGGGAAAATACGTATTTAAATTGGATTGGGAAATTTTAGCCGGTGCTATAACTGGTGGTATGACAAGTACTCCAGGACTTGGAGCAGCTCTAGAATCTACAAAAAGTAACCTAGCAGTTGCAGGATACGGTGCAACATATCCTTTCGCCTTATTGGGCATGGTTGTATTTAACAAAATATTAACATTATTAACATTTTAGTGATTTTTATATTTGTTTTTTTTTGGTATAATTTAGCTAAATACGATCGGAGGTGCGTCCAAGAAGAGTAGGATTCTCCATCAATGGGAGAATATTGGGAGAATCTGAAAGGCGAGGACGCCGAAGGGTGTAGAGTTTCTCCCACTCTACATGCCTGGGGGTACAGGGAATACCTGTGCCACTGTCACGGAAATATCCGTGGAGAGCCGATCGTTGGGAAATAAATATATTTTTCTCAACGACGCCTCTTCACGAGGCGAATTTTTTTATGGAGGTGTTTGATGTGGTAATAGGTATTGTGGGTGCAACCGGCGAAGTAGGCAGAACCATGATAAAAGTATTGGAAGACTTCAAAATACCCGTAAAAAAACTAAAATTATTTGCTTCTAATAAATCCAAGGGGAAGTTTCTTGAATTTAACGGCAAAAAAATAAAAGTAGAAGAATTAACAGAAAAATCAATGAAAGAAAAATATGACTTTCTTCTCTTTTCAGCAGGAAAAAATATCTCCACACATTTTGCACAAATTGCAGCCAATCATGGAAATATAGTAATTGATAATTCTTCAGCATTCAGAATGGTTCCAAACATTCCGCTTGTCGTCCCAGAAATAAATGGACATCTGGTAAAAAACTACAAAGGTATTATTGCAAATCCAAACTGTTCAACTATACAAATGGTTCTTTCAATACACAAAATTCATGAATTTTTAAAAATAAAGGAAATATATGTTTCAACTTATCAGGCTGTATCAGGTGCCGGACATAAAGCATTAAAAGAATATTTAAACCAAATTAGCGGTAATAACGAAAAAAATGTATTTCCAAAACAAATTGCTCACAATGTCATCCCCGTTATCGGAAACATATTAAACGACAATTTTTCTGAAGAAGAATACAAAATGATAAATGAAACCAAAAAAATATTAAACGACAACTCTATAAAAATATATCCTACAACCGTTCGGGTTCCTGTAAAATACGGACATTCTGAATCTATAATCATCAGAACCGAAAAAAAGTTTAAAATATCACAAATAAAGGAACTTCTTTCAAAATCGGAAAATGTAATATATACCGAAGATTCAACAACTCCTTTAGATGTAGAAGGAAAAGATATAGTATACGTTTCACGACTTAGAAAATTTGATGACTATACATTTTCAATATGGAACGTTGCAGACAACATAAGAGTGGGCGCAGCCACAAATGCGATTCGAATATTAGAGGTGATGAGAAAATGAAAAAATACACTGCAAATGGTAATTCTTTTGTACTATTTGATATTTCAAAAACCAGTATTTCAGATAATGAAAAGAAAAAATGGGTTTTGGAAAACTGTAAAGATAGAGATGGTGCTTTATTCGTAGAGAAAAGAGATGGAATATATTATATGGATTATTTTAACAAAGATGGAAGTAGAGCACCATTTTGTGGGAACGGAGCAAGGGTTTTTTTTTATTATCTACAAAACGAAAAAAAAGAAAATGTATCAAAATTTCTAACCGATGCCGGATTAGTTTTTGGAAAAATATACAACGGAAAAATACTAATTAAAATGCCAAAGCCTTCTATTGCACAAAAAATAAAAATTGAAAACTTTAGCGGATATCTTCTAAAAGTAGGAGTACCACATTTTGTTACGTTTGTAGATAATGTAGACAAAATAATGATCAACAATATTGGAAAAAAACTAAGAAAAAAATTAAACGCAAACATTAATTTTGTACAAAAACTTTCAAAAAATACAATAAAAGTTAGGACATTTGAAAGAGGGGTTGAAGGAGAAACATTATCGTGTGGAAGTGGCTCAACGGCATCAGCGATTATATTAAATGAAAATAAAGTTAAAGTAATAACAAAAGGAGGCATATTATACGTACATATTTTAAATGATGGTTTTTACCTTGAGGGAGGTGTAGAAAATGTTTAGTGGAATCGGAACTGCTATTATTACACCATTTGAAAATGGTGTAATAGACTTTAAAGCACTTGAAAAACTTCTTAAAACTCAAAGCAACATTGATGCCATTGTGTTACTGGGAACAACGGGTGAAGCTCCAAACATATCAATAGAAGAGAGAAATAAGTTAATCTCCTTTGTTAAAAACTTTTATCCAAATAAACCATTAGTGGTTGGAGCTGGGACAAACAGTTTAACTCACACCTTGAAATTGATTAAAAATGCCGAAAAAAATGGTGCAGATGCATTACTTATTGTCACACCTTACTACAACAAACCCACTCAAGAAGGATTATATCACTATTACAAATATATCTCAGAACATACAGATTTAGAAATAATAATATACAACGTGCCCAGTAGAACAGGTGTAAATATTTTACCTGAAACAATATACAATCTTGCAAATGATTGTAAGAATATTGTCGCACTGAAAGAAGCAAATTCATCTTTTGATCAAATTAACAAAGTGATGCTTCTTAAAAACGAAAACTTTAAGGTGTTTTCCGGTAATGATGACACATCATTCCAATTTCTAGTAAGTGGTGGTGATGGTGTCATATCTGTTGCATCAAATATTATTCCAAATCAAATGGTGGAAATGTTTAAATTAATTAAAACAGGAGAAATAAAAAAAGCAAGAGAATTGTTCTACAGATACTATCCCCTTTTTAAAGCCCTATTTGTAGAAACAAACCCTATACCGGTGAAACTTACCTTAAGTCTAATGGGATTAATTAAGAATGAACTAAGACTTCCACTTTATCCTGCAAAGGAAGAAAGCAGAAAAATTTTAGAAAAAACATTAAGGGAGTGTAATTTAATATGAAATATGGCGTTATAGGTTACAAAGGAAAAATGGGAAGACTAATAACCAAATTATTCAACGAGAAAGGACATACCTCTGTGTTATACGTGGACAAAAATAGTATAAAACAAACAGACATTCCTGAGATAATAATTGATTTCTCTTCAAAAGATGCGTTGCCACATACTATAGAACTCTGTATTAAAAATAGCGCTAACCTCGTCATTGGAACAACTGGTCTTTCAAATGAAGATATATCATCCTTAAAAGATCTTTCAAAAAAAGTTGCAATCTTACAATCATATAACTTTTCATTTGGAATAAATATAATTGTAGAAATTCTTGAAAAATTCAAAACACTTTTTAGTGATTGGGATTGTGAAATCTTTGAAATACACCATTCTGAGAAAAAAGACAAACCTTCTGGTACAGCCTTTATGCTTGAAAAAGCTATCAACAGAAAAATAAATATAACTTCCGCAAGAATAGGAGGAATACCTGGAGATCATACGATTTTATTTGCAAATCAAGGAGAATTAATTTCAATATCACATAGGGCAATTTCCAGAGAAGTATTTGCCCTTGGTGCACTCAAAGCTTCTGAATGGTTATTAAGTAAAAAGAAAGGTTATTATACCTTTAAAGACGTAATAAAGGAGGGATTAAAGTGAATACACAGGAAATAATAGATCTTATCTCTAATTCAAAGAAAAGGACCATTACAAAAGCATATATATCTGGTAACTTAAAAGACATAAATTTTAAAAGTGTTGAATTTGTAGGCACCGAATCATTTGGGATAATATTTGGAGACTACGAGGAAATAGAAAAAATTGTAAAAAATCCTGCAATAAAAAAATTCAAAACAGAAATCTTCTCAAGAAACTCAGCCATTCCTCTTGCAAATTTAACGAAATACAATGCAAGAATTGAACCAGGAGCAATAATAAGAGACATGGTAGAAATAGGTGACGGTGCAGTAATTATGATGGGAGCTGTAGTCAATATAGGTGCCCAAATCGGAGAGAAAACAATGATAGATATGAATGCCGTTATAGGAGGTAGGGCAATAATTGGGAAAAATTGTCACATAGGTGCCTGCGCTGTAATTGCCGGTGTAATAGAACCGCCAAGTGCAAAACCTGTAGTTATAAAAGATAACGTTATGATAGGCGCAAATGCAGTAGTTTTAGAAGGTGTAGAAATAGGTGAAAATAGCGTTGTTGCAGCTGGTGCTGTTGTAATAGATGATGTTCCTCCAAACTCAGTTGTCGCTGGAATTCCAGGAAAAATAATTAAAAAAGTTGATGAAAAAACAAAGGCAAAAACACAAATTGTTGAAGGTTTAAGAAATATGAGGTGATTAGATGGTTGTTGTTCAAAAGTATGGAGGATCATCTGTTGCAGATAAAGATAAAATACTAAACGTTGCAAAAAAAATTAAAGCACGAATTGAAAAAGGTGATAAAGTTATAGTAATAGTTTCTGCAATGGGGAAGACCACTGATAATTTAATCAACCTAGCAAAATCTATAAGCAATAAACCGCATCCTAGAGAGATGGACATGCTTTTAACTACAGGGGAACAAGTTTCAATTGCTCTACTTTCAATTGCTTTGAATGAACTTGGAGTAAAAGCAAAATCTTTCAACGCTTTTCAACTTAACATCTTAACAACACATGAGCACACTAAAGCAAGAATTAAAGATATAAACTCTAGCAAAATACTAAAAGAACTTAAAAAAAATGCCGCTATTATAATAGCAGGTTTTCAAGGTATCACAGAAAGTGGTGATTTGACAACTCTCGGCAGAGGGGGTTCAGACACAACCGCAGTTGCAGTTGCGGGGAAATTAAATGTCCCTTGTGAAATATACAGCGACGTTGATGGAATTTATACATGTGATCCAAGAATCATACCAAATGCAAAAAAGATTTCTTACATAACCTACGACGATATTCTAGAACTATCTTCTCTAGGGGCAAAAGTTCTCCATTCAAGGGCAGTAGAACTTGCAAAAAAATACAATGTTAAATTATACTGTGCCTCTTCATTTTCAAACAAGGAGGGAACATGGGTGGTTAACAAAATTCCAGAATGGCTTGAACAACCCGTAGTAACAGGTGCAACAATTGAGAAAAATCAAATAAAAATTACACTAAGTAATTTGCCAAAAAATGAGACTCTCATAGAAAGAGTTTTTAAAGTCTTAAGTGAAAAAAATATTAACATAGATATGATATCCATGTATTCAGATGAAAAATATTACCATCTCTCATTCTCCATATTAGATGATTTAAAAAAAATTATAATAGACGCCATAAAAGAAATTGATAGTTCTCTAAATATAACCTATCAAGGACCCTTTGACAAAGTTTCAGTAGTAGGCGTAGGCATGAAATCCAGTCCAGGTGTTGCAGCAAGATTTTTCAAAACAATTTCAAAGATAAATGCAAAACCTGAATTGGTAACTACTTCGGAAATTAAAATATCCGTTCTAGTTCTAAAGGAATTTTCGCAAATTCTGTTAAATGCATTAGCAGATGAATTTTCACTAAAGGAGTGAAATTATGTTTATTTCAAATACATACAATAGATTTCCTATAAAAATTAAAAAGGCAGATGGGATATGGATTTTTGATGATAAAGGAAACAAATATCTTGATACTTTTTCCGGTATAGGTGTAACATCTTTTGGACACTGTAATGAAGAAATTTCTAATGCAATAATAGAAAAATTACAAAAATATAGTCATATATCAAATTTTTTCCTAGATGAAGATGCAATAGAAGTTTCAGAAAGATTGGTAAAAGAAACCGGTAAAAACGGAAAAGTATATTTTTCAAACTCAGGAACAGAAGCAAATGAAGCAGCACTAAAAGCTATTAAAAAAACAAAAAAGGGAGCTATAATCTCATTTTTTGGAAATTTTCACGGTAGAACAATAGGCTCTCTATCAATAACCGGTTTTCCAAATATAAGAAGTAAATTTTTACCATTACTTAACAATGTTATCTTTCTACCATTCAACGATATAAAATCATTTAAAGATGTTTTTAAAAAACAAGAAGTATCTGCTGTTTTTGTGGAAAGTATTAGGGGAAGTGGGGGACTTGATACATTAACAAAAGAATTTGCAAACACAATTATGGAATACAAAGAAAAATTTGATTTTATCTTGGTCACAGATGAAGTACAGAGTGGCCTTGGCAAAACTGGTGAATTTTTTTCGTACAAACACTTTAACTTAGAACCAGATATAATTACAGTTGCCAAGTCTCTTGGAGGGGGACTCCCTTTAGGTGCAACCATTTTTACAGGTAATTTTTCAGACATCTTCTCACCAGGAGAGCATGGTTCAACCTTTGCACCAAATCCACTTGCACTTGCTGCAAGTAAGGTTGTTTTAAAAAAAATAAACCAAAATTTATTACTTAGCGTAAAAGAAAAAGGATTGTATTTAAAAAAACAACTTCTAAATATTAAAAATGTAAATAAAGTAAAAGGTTTGGGGTTAATGTTAGGGGTTAAAGTAGATGTAAAAGGAGATATATTAAAATTAGCATTAAAAGAAAATCTATTGTTAAATGTAGTGAAAAACGATACAATTAGATTACTCCCACCTTTAAACATTACATATAAAGAAATAGACTTAATGGTTTCAAAGCTAAAAAAGGTTTTAACATCAAGATGATTTTTTACAAACCGAATTCTTCCTTTGTATTTAAAACTTTTATTCAAAACAAAAAAACTATGTTATACTAATTACAAAGAAAACGTGGAGGGATAAAATGAAAATACCACTCTCAAATGCATACATTGAAAAAGACGATATAGAAGAAGTTTTAAACGTTTTAAAAAGCAAAAGACTTGCACTGGGGCCATATATGGAAAAGTTTGAAAACATCACTAAAAGCTACGTTAAAAGCAAATTTGCCGTCGCAGTAAGTAGTGGAACAGCCGCCTTGCATTTAATTTTAAAATCTCTAAATTTTAAAGAAAAGGATACACTTTTAGTTCCTTCCTTCACTTTTATCTCTTCTGCAAATGTAGCGTTATACGAAAAAGGAAAGGTCCATTTTGTTGATATAGAAGGCGATACATTAAATATCTCGCCAAATGCTCTAGAAGAGGAAATTGTAAAATTAAAAAAAACAAATAATGGCAAATTGTTTTTCATGGGAGTCGACATTTTTGGACATCCACTTGACTGGGATAAAATCATCAAAATATGTGAAAAACACGATGTAACAATAATAGAGGATTCTTGTGAAGCCTTGGGAAGTGAGTACAAAGGAAAAAAATGCGGTACCTTTGGAATAGCAGGTACTTTTGCTTTTTACCCAAATAAGCAAATTACAACTGGCGAAGGTGGAATTATTGTAACAAATGATGAAAAAATAGCAAGACTCGCGAAAGCCATGAGAAACCAAGGAAGGACTTCCAAAAAATGGCTTTCACATGAGTTATTGGGGTACAATTACAGATTAGACGAAATGTCCTCCGCATTGGGATATTCACAAATGAAAAAAATAGATAAAATCATAGAAATGCGCAACAAAGTTGCACAAAATTATAAAAAACTTCTTAATTTCGTTGAAACTCCAACAACAAAAGAATACACCACAAAGATGTCATGGTTCGTATATGTTGTAAAGCTTCCAAAAGAAATAGATTTAAACAAAGTTATTACATTTATGAAAGAAAATGGTATCGAAACGAAAAATTATTTTGCACCTGTACATCTTCAACCACTCTACAAAGATTTAGGTTGGAAAGAAGGAATGCTCCCAATAACGGAAAGTGTATCAAAAAGAACGCTTGCTATTCCCTTTTACAGTGAATTAACCTTTGAAAAACAAGAAAAAGTTGCATTTTATCTAAAAAAAGCTATAGAATTATTCACCTAAAGGAGGATAAAATGTGATTTACATACTCATATCTTCT contains the following coding sequences:
- a CDS encoding DegT/DnrJ/EryC1/StrS family aminotransferase — encoded protein: MKIPLSNAYIEKDDIEEVLNVLKSKRLALGPYMEKFENITKSYVKSKFAVAVSSGTAALHLILKSLNFKEKDTLLVPSFTFISSANVALYEKGKVHFVDIEGDTLNISPNALEEEIVKLKKTNNGKLFFMGVDIFGHPLDWDKIIKICEKHDVTIIEDSCEALGSEYKGKKCGTFGIAGTFAFYPNKQITTGEGGIIVTNDEKIARLAKAMRNQGRTSKKWLSHELLGYNYRLDEMSSALGYSQMKKIDKIIEMRNKVAQNYKKLLNFVETPTTKEYTTKMSWFVYVVKLPKEIDLNKVITFMKENGIETKNYFAPVHLQPLYKDLGWKEGMLPITESVSKRTLAIPFYSELTFEKQEKVAFYLKKAIELFT
- a CDS encoding aspartate kinase, translating into MVVVQKYGGSSVADKDKILNVAKKIKARIEKGDKVIVIVSAMGKTTDNLINLAKSISNKPHPREMDMLLTTGEQVSIALLSIALNELGVKAKSFNAFQLNILTTHEHTKARIKDINSSKILKELKKNAAIIIAGFQGITESGDLTTLGRGGSDTTAVAVAGKLNVPCEIYSDVDGIYTCDPRIIPNAKKISYITYDDILELSSLGAKVLHSRAVELAKKYNVKLYCASSFSNKEGTWVVNKIPEWLEQPVVTGATIEKNQIKITLSNLPKNETLIERVFKVLSEKNINIDMISMYSDEKYYHLSFSILDDLKKIIIDAIKEIDSSLNITYQGPFDKVSVVGVGMKSSPGVAARFFKTISKINAKPELVTTSEIKISVLVLKEFSQILLNALADEFSLKE
- a CDS encoding aspartate aminotransferase family protein yields the protein MFISNTYNRFPIKIKKADGIWIFDDKGNKYLDTFSGIGVTSFGHCNEEISNAIIEKLQKYSHISNFFLDEDAIEVSERLVKETGKNGKVYFSNSGTEANEAALKAIKKTKKGAIISFFGNFHGRTIGSLSITGFPNIRSKFLPLLNNVIFLPFNDIKSFKDVFKKQEVSAVFVESIRGSGGLDTLTKEFANTIMEYKEKFDFILVTDEVQSGLGKTGEFFSYKHFNLEPDIITVAKSLGGGLPLGATIFTGNFSDIFSPGEHGSTFAPNPLALAASKVVLKKINQNLLLSVKEKGLYLKKQLLNIKNVNKVKGLGLMLGVKVDVKGDILKLALKENLLLNVVKNDTIRLLPPLNITYKEIDLMVSKLKKVLTSR
- the dapD gene encoding 2,3,4,5-tetrahydropyridine-2,6-dicarboxylate N-acetyltransferase, coding for MNTQEIIDLISNSKKRTITKAYISGNLKDINFKSVEFVGTESFGIIFGDYEEIEKIVKNPAIKKFKTEIFSRNSAIPLANLTKYNARIEPGAIIRDMVEIGDGAVIMMGAVVNIGAQIGEKTMIDMNAVIGGRAIIGKNCHIGACAVIAGVIEPPSAKPVVIKDNVMIGANAVVLEGVEIGENSVVAAGAVVIDDVPPNSVVAGIPGKIIKKVDEKTKAKTQIVEGLRNMR
- a CDS encoding aspartate-alanine antiporter-like transporter — protein: MLNPYLLLFLSIFFGMLLGNIKIKNFKLGTSGTLFSGLFFGWLFPHFVSSEKSFQNTFNIFFQFSLILFVTSIGLIASKEIKEILKKYGMKFLILSLTITFSGFLLTVTFILILKLNPYNLIGVFSGSLTSSPGLATALESVNHTSEVVFGYTVGYIPGVLAVIFSIYLIPSIFKIKISQQKKLPENKKEAKEKTFNLLSYSLVIAIGIIIGNIPLNLGFSTIKLGITGGLLISSLTLGSIGNIGKINFSFNTNLLKNIQNLGLVMFLSSIGLKSGYKVIENFNGYSLILMVISLIIALFSIFIGFFLGKYVFKLDWEILAGAITGGMTSTPGLGAALESTKSNLAVAGYGATYPFALLGMVVFNKILTLLTF
- a CDS encoding succinate--CoA ligase subunit beta — translated: MKIHEFVGKRILKEGGISVPESYLISNDREIEVKFLPAVLKSQVLVGGRMKAGGILFAQNKDEFLKFSKKLLHKKIMGETPYGVLVEKMVNIEKEYYLSLYIDRYEKEIKILFSHFGGIDIEDNKDKIERHSLSDIQKLPKKIQPIVQKLHKIMKEKDLTLLEINPLVKTKEGNIMALDAVLHLDDNAIFRQQWAKKFVHEEYPFHFVKLDGDIGVIGCGAGIVMATMDAISLYGGKPANFLDLGGGADTKTTIKALELLKSLSLKNIVLNIFGGITKCDEIAKAIVSFKEKNDDIKLFVRITGTNENEAKKILKEHNIHFFDDMYEMIKSAVKGDFI
- the dapF gene encoding diaminopimelate epimerase; the encoded protein is MKKYTANGNSFVLFDISKTSISDNEKKKWVLENCKDRDGALFVEKRDGIYYMDYFNKDGSRAPFCGNGARVFFYYLQNEKKENVSKFLTDAGLVFGKIYNGKILIKMPKPSIAQKIKIENFSGYLLKVGVPHFVTFVDNVDKIMINNIGKKLRKKLNANINFVQKLSKNTIKVRTFERGVEGETLSCGSGSTASAIILNENKVKVITKGGILYVHILNDGFYLEGGVENV
- a CDS encoding aspartate-semialdehyde dehydrogenase, whose product is MVIGIVGATGEVGRTMIKVLEDFKIPVKKLKLFASNKSKGKFLEFNGKKIKVEELTEKSMKEKYDFLLFSAGKNISTHFAQIAANHGNIVIDNSSAFRMVPNIPLVVPEINGHLVKNYKGIIANPNCSTIQMVLSIHKIHEFLKIKEIYVSTYQAVSGAGHKALKEYLNQISGNNEKNVFPKQIAHNVIPVIGNILNDNFSEEEYKMINETKKILNDNSIKIYPTTVRVPVKYGHSESIIIRTEKKFKISQIKELLSKSENVIYTEDSTTPLDVEGKDIVYVSRLRKFDDYTFSIWNVADNIRVGAATNAIRILEVMRK
- a CDS encoding 4-hydroxy-tetrahydrodipicolinate reductase, giving the protein MKYGVIGYKGKMGRLITKLFNEKGHTSVLYVDKNSIKQTDIPEIIIDFSSKDALPHTIELCIKNSANLVIGTTGLSNEDISSLKDLSKKVAILQSYNFSFGINIIVEILEKFKTLFSDWDCEIFEIHHSEKKDKPSGTAFMLEKAINRKINITSARIGGIPGDHTILFANQGELISISHRAISREVFALGALKASEWLLSKKKGYYTFKDVIKEGLK
- the dapA gene encoding 4-hydroxy-tetrahydrodipicolinate synthase, which produces MFSGIGTAIITPFENGVIDFKALEKLLKTQSNIDAIVLLGTTGEAPNISIEERNKLISFVKNFYPNKPLVVGAGTNSLTHTLKLIKNAEKNGADALLIVTPYYNKPTQEGLYHYYKYISEHTDLEIIIYNVPSRTGVNILPETIYNLANDCKNIVALKEANSSFDQINKVMLLKNENFKVFSGNDDTSFQFLVSGGDGVISVASNIIPNQMVEMFKLIKTGEIKKARELFYRYYPLFKALFVETNPIPVKLTLSLMGLIKNELRLPLYPAKEESRKILEKTLRECNLI
- a CDS encoding succinate--CoA ligase subunit alpha, whose amino-acid sequence is MINGTERVCVQGITGKYGSFHTKKMLKYGTNIVCGVSKNTKIKEIEHVPVLHNMYDAVEKFSCDTSIVFVPAKFAKDAIFEAIDAGIKKIITITEHIPQMDMLEIYKYAKSKNVTFVGPNCPGIILPGVSKIGIMPENAFKPGDVAIISKSGTLMYEIANFISKKSTGIKIGIGLGGDPIIGTSVYEALLYVSKLNPRKIIIISEIGGNEEILDVERFLNKGYNSNIQFFFAGRTAPKGKRMGHAGAIVEGLEGTIEFKEKKLENLNIPVAKYIENLLG